Proteins encoded by one window of Candidatus Sumerlaea chitinivorans:
- a CDS encoding Aspartyl-tRNA(Asn) amidotransferase subunit A, with the protein MSLYEKTAHELSDLLRKGEISSVELTRSVLSRISEVEPQIQAYISVTGDIALEMAKAADETLRRGEAVSPLAGIPIAIKDNMCTKGVPTTCASRILGNFVPPYDATTVARLRAARTVFVGKTNMDEFAMGSSTENSGFKKTFNPWDRERIPGGSSGGSAAAVAADMAILATGSDTGGSIRQPAACCGVVGLKPTYGLVSRYGLVAFASSLDQIGPITKDVEDAALLLNELAGHDPMDSTSAPYTPPDYRTFLNKEIRGMRVGLPKEYFGEGLDPEVRTAVEKAVSLLQELGASIVDVSLPHSPYAVATYYLCATAEASSNLARYDGVKYGLRVEADNVIDMFSRTRSAGFGSEVKRRIMLGTYALSAGYYDAYYLKALRVRTLIKRDFEEAFQQCDVIAGPTAPTPAFRIGEKTENPLEMYLSDIFTISVNLAGNCAISVPCGFSGEGLPIGLQFIAPAFEEGRLLQVAHAYEQATPWHLRKPPCGTNK; encoded by the coding sequence ATGAGTCTATACGAGAAAACTGCACATGAATTGAGCGACTTGCTGCGCAAAGGCGAGATCAGCAGCGTGGAACTTACACGCTCAGTGCTGTCTCGGATTTCTGAGGTTGAGCCGCAAATTCAGGCCTATATTAGCGTGACGGGAGATATTGCCCTCGAAATGGCTAAAGCCGCGGATGAGACACTGCGCCGCGGTGAAGCCGTGTCCCCCCTTGCCGGAATCCCGATTGCGATCAAGGACAACATGTGTACGAAAGGGGTTCCGACTACGTGTGCCTCGCGGATTCTTGGGAATTTTGTTCCACCGTACGATGCGACAACCGTGGCGCGCTTGCGTGCGGCCCGGACGGTGTTTGTCGGAAAGACGAACATGGACGAATTCGCTATGGGGTCGTCCACAGAGAATTCAGGCTTTAAGAAGACATTCAATCCATGGGATCGGGAACGCATTCCGGGAGGATCCAGCGGAGGAAGTGCGGCCGCTGTGGCCGCCGACATGGCAATTCTTGCTACCGGAAGTGATACGGGTGGCTCGATCCGTCAACCCGCAGCATGCTGCGGTGTCGTGGGCCTCAAACCGACCTACGGCTTGGTTTCGCGCTACGGCCTTGTGGCGTTTGCTTCATCGTTGGATCAGATCGGCCCGATCACCAAGGATGTCGAGGACGCTGCTTTATTACTCAACGAGCTTGCTGGTCATGATCCCATGGACTCGACCAGTGCCCCCTACACACCCCCCGACTACAGAACATTTCTGAACAAAGAGATTCGGGGGATGCGCGTAGGGCTTCCCAAGGAGTACTTCGGTGAGGGACTTGATCCAGAAGTACGAACAGCGGTGGAAAAAGCGGTCTCTCTCCTTCAGGAATTAGGAGCGAGCATCGTTGACGTTTCGCTTCCACATTCACCATACGCCGTAGCTACTTATTACCTGTGCGCAACCGCCGAGGCGAGTTCGAATCTCGCCCGATACGACGGCGTAAAGTATGGCCTGCGGGTAGAAGCGGATAACGTCATTGATATGTTCTCACGGACACGAAGCGCGGGATTTGGTTCGGAAGTGAAGCGCCGGATCATGCTGGGAACGTACGCGCTGAGTGCGGGCTACTACGACGCCTACTACCTCAAAGCGCTGCGCGTGCGTACACTCATCAAGCGGGATTTTGAAGAGGCGTTCCAGCAATGCGATGTCATCGCTGGGCCGACGGCTCCTACCCCTGCGTTCCGAATCGGGGAGAAAACGGAGAATCCGCTGGAGATGTACTTGAGTGACATCTTCACGATTTCAGTGAACCTCGCGGGGAATTGTGCGATTTCAGTACCTTGTGGCTTTTCTGGCGAGGGCCTTCCGATCGGGCTTCAATTTATTGCACCAGCCTTTGAGGAGGGTAGGCTGCTCCAAGTCGCACACGCTTACGAGCAAGCCACGCCATGGCATCTTCGAAAGCCACCGTGTGGGACAAACAAATAA
- a CDS encoding dTDP-glucose 4,6-dehydratase, whose protein sequence is MKLLVTGGCGFIGTNFIRAHLAEYPEDTIVNLDALTYAGNPDNLRDLEGRPNYHFVHGDIADVQLVDRLFAEHKFDVVINFAAESHVDRSIENPQVFLRTNVLGTQALVDAARRYGVERYIQISTDEVYGSLGPEGAFKETTPLAPRSPYSASKAAADQLVLAYYHTYRTPVLITRCSNNYGPYQYPEKLLPLSIINLLHDREVPVYGDGMQRREWLHVSDHCRAIELVLRHGRIGEVYNIGGVNERPNLEVLHLLLEIMGKPRSLLCHVEDRPGHDRRYAIDSTKIRTELGWQPQVNFEDGLRSTVQWYLDHRDWWERILSGEFRAYYEKMYGSRKRLNP, encoded by the coding sequence ATGAAATTACTGGTTACAGGTGGTTGCGGTTTCATAGGAACCAACTTCATTCGTGCACATTTGGCGGAATACCCCGAAGATACGATTGTCAACCTCGACGCTCTCACCTACGCGGGGAACCCAGATAATTTGCGCGACTTAGAGGGGCGCCCAAACTACCATTTTGTGCACGGCGACATTGCAGACGTACAACTTGTGGATCGGCTTTTCGCTGAACACAAATTCGACGTGGTGATCAATTTTGCCGCCGAATCGCACGTTGATCGCTCCATCGAGAATCCCCAAGTGTTTTTACGGACCAACGTCCTTGGCACCCAGGCGCTCGTGGATGCTGCTCGGAGATACGGAGTCGAGCGCTACATTCAAATCTCCACCGACGAAGTTTACGGGAGCCTTGGTCCCGAAGGTGCATTCAAAGAAACGACTCCGCTGGCGCCCCGTAGCCCATATTCCGCGAGCAAGGCTGCCGCGGATCAGCTCGTGCTGGCCTATTACCACACCTATCGCACGCCTGTGCTTATCACTCGCTGCTCCAATAACTATGGCCCGTATCAGTACCCGGAGAAATTACTGCCTCTCTCCATTATCAACCTGTTGCACGACCGTGAGGTCCCTGTGTATGGCGATGGAATGCAGCGCCGCGAGTGGCTCCACGTGAGCGATCATTGCCGCGCGATCGAACTTGTGTTGCGACATGGCCGCATAGGGGAAGTGTACAACATCGGCGGAGTGAACGAACGTCCTAATCTCGAGGTGCTCCATCTCTTGCTTGAGATCATGGGAAAACCGCGATCGCTCCTCTGCCATGTGGAAGATCGGCCCGGCCACGATCGTCGCTACGCAATTGACTCAACCAAGATCCGGACCGAGCTGGGCTGGCAACCCCAAGTAAACTTCGAGGATGGCTTGCGTTCCACAGTGCAATGGTACCTTGACCACCGCGACTGGTGGGAGCGCATCCTCAGTGGCGAATTTCGTGCCTATTACGAAAAGATGTACGGCAGCCGAAAGCGCCTGAATCCCTAA
- a CDS encoding Methylated-DNA--protein-cysteine methyltransferase gives MAEAQVARCEAVFEVGSSPIRLVLEATDEGLRRCKLVAEPYDTARQQAPSHPVLEQAVRELREYFMGERAKFEVTLAPEGTDFQLQVWKATRQIPYGQTRSYWWVAVRMGNPYAMRAVGGALGENPLMLFIPCHRVVRQDGSLGGFTPGIGWKRILLEHEAAYREKLCGR, from the coding sequence ATGGCGGAAGCTCAGGTTGCGCGGTGTGAGGCTGTCTTTGAGGTTGGCTCCTCTCCGATACGACTCGTATTGGAAGCCACGGACGAGGGGCTGAGACGTTGTAAACTGGTCGCTGAACCTTATGATACCGCACGGCAGCAGGCACCTTCGCATCCCGTGCTTGAGCAGGCTGTGCGCGAGCTCCGGGAGTACTTTATGGGTGAACGCGCAAAATTCGAAGTCACCCTTGCCCCAGAGGGAACCGATTTCCAGCTTCAAGTGTGGAAAGCAACGCGTCAGATCCCCTATGGGCAAACGCGTTCTTATTGGTGGGTTGCGGTGCGGATGGGCAATCCTTACGCAATGCGAGCGGTGGGGGGGGCCCTGGGTGAAAATCCGTTGATGTTATTCATTCCGTGCCATCGGGTGGTACGGCAGGATGGGAGCCTTGGAGGGTTTACGCCGGGAATCGGGTGGAAGCGCATACTCTTAGAGCACGAAGCCGCATACCGCGAAAAATTATGTGGCCGATAG